The following are from one region of the Nicotiana tabacum cultivar K326 chromosome 3, ASM71507v2, whole genome shotgun sequence genome:
- the LOC107825031 gene encoding urease accessory protein G-like, translating to MASQDHHMHDHDLHHRHHHDHSHEDAKTTTWVGEDGRVYHSHDGLAPHSHEPIYSPGYFTRRAPPLINRNFTERAFTIGIGGPVGTGKTALMLALCKLLRDKYSLAAVTNDIFTKEDGEFLIKHGALPEERIRAVETGGCPHAAIREDISINLGPLEELSNLYKADILLCESGGDNLAANFSRELADYIIYIIDVSGGDKIPRKGGPGITQADLLVINKTDLAAAVGADLSVMERDALRMRDGGPFVFAQVKHGVGVEDIVNHVLQAWEVATGNKKH from the exons ATGGCTTCTCAAGATCACCATATGCATGACCATGACCTCCACCATCGTCATCATCATGACCATAGCCATGA GGATGCAAAGACAACAACATGGGTAGGAGAAGATGGAAGGGTATACCATAGCCATGATGGGCTGGCTCCTCATTCCCATGAACCAATATACTCACCTGGCTACTTTACCAGAAGAGCACCTCCACTTATTAACAGGAACTTCACTGAAAGAGCATTTACTATTGGAATTGGTGGCCCTGTTGGTACTGG GAAAACAGCTTTAATGCTAGCATTATGTAAACTCCTAAGGGACAAATACAGTCTTGCAGCA GTAACAAATGATATATTCACTAAAGAAGATGGAGAGTTCTTAATAAAACATGGCGCGCTGCCGGAGGAAAGGATACGAGCAGTGGAAACAGGAGGATGCCCACATGCTGCTATTAGGGAAGATATAAGCATTAACCTTGGACCTCTTGAGGAGCTTTCTAACTTGTACAAAGCAGATATACTACTTTGTGAATCTGGTGGAG ACAACCTAGCTGCCAACTTCAGTAGGGAACTTGCTGATTACATAATCTACATAATAGATGTATCAGGTGGTGATAAAATTCCTCGAAAAGGAGGTCCTGGAATTACCCAAGCAGATCTCCTT GTGATAAATAAAACCGATTTGGCAGCAGCTGTGGGAGCAGATCTGTCTGTCATGGAGCGGGATGCACTTCGGATGCGGGACGGCGGTCCTTTTGTTTTTGCTCAG GTGAAGCATGGGGTTGGCGTGGAGGACATAGTGAACCACGTTTTACAAGCTTGGGAAGTTGCAACCGGCAATAAGAAGCACTGA